TATAACATACTCTATAGAATCAGCAATAAGTTCTCTAGAAGGTAAAGAATATAACATACCATTATGACCCATAGCTATTCCATCATCTATTGCTATAGTATTAAATTCTTTTGGTACTCCTCCATTTTTTTTAATTTCAGTAGCAATAATTTTACTTAATGTTTGTAAATGTATATGGCCAGGAACAAATTCTGAGAAAGAATTAACTATAGCAATAATAGGTTTGTTAAAGTCTTCATCATTCATACCTGTAGCTCTCCAAAGAGCTCTAGCTCCAGCCATATTACGGCCTTTTGTTGTAGTAAACGAACGATAATTAGGCATTTTTTCTTCTTTTTTAAAAAAATTTATAAAATAATTATTTTTTAATATAATCTAACCAATTCCATTTATCTTTTATTTTCCCTTCAAATAAATATAAAAATTCTTTTTGTATATTTTTTGTAACTCTTCCTCTTTTTCCATTATTAATTAATATATTATCTACACTACATACAGGAGTAATTTCAGCTGCTGTTCCTGTTAAAAATATTTCATCAGATAAATATAAAGATTCTCTTAAAATTAAACATTCTTTTATTTTTAAATTAAGATTTTTAGCTATTTTTAAAACTGAATCTCTAGTAATTCCTGGGAGGATTGATGAATTTAGTGGGGGAGTAAATAAAATATTATTTTTAATTTGAAAAATATTTTCACCAGCTCCCTCTGAAACAAAACCAAAACTATCTAAAGCAATTCCTTCATCATATCCATTTCTACGTGCTTCACTTCCAATTAATAAAGAAGATAAATAATTACCTCCTGCTTTTGCTAAACTAGGTATAGTATTAGGTTTTATTCTATTCCATGAAGATATCATTGTATTAATACCATTTTTTTTTGCATTATTACCAAGATAATCTTTCCATGGAAATGCACTAATCATTATGTCTGTATAATAATTTTTAGGTGGATTAATACCTAAACCTACATCTCCTATAAATACTAAAATTCTAATATAAGCTTCATCTAATTTATTAATATTTATTATAATATGAATAGCATTCATTATTTCTTGTATAGTAAATTTTAATGGAAAACGATAAATTTTAGCAGAATTATATAAACGATTAATATGATCTTTATGACGAAAAATAGCTGGTCCTTTATGTGATTTATAACATCTAATGCCTTCAAAAACAGATGTTCCATAATGTAATGCATGAGTCATAACACTAATTTTAGCATCTTCCCATTTTATAATATTACCGTTTAACCAAATAAAATCTGCTTTTTTTATAGACATTATTATATTTCCTTATTTTAAGTAATAATAATGTTATCATAAAATTTATGATATTATTATAATATCTAGTACATCTATTAATTTCCTGATTTGTTTAATTAGAAAATTTATAGATTTATAACTTCTTAATATTAATCTAAAATTAATATTTTTTAATTTATTTATTACATTAATATTTATTGTTTTAATTAAAAATCCTCTATGACGAATAATCCTTATTATTCTTTCACTAATTTCAGGACTAATATTTGTTTTAATAAATAATTGATATTTATTCATTTAATTTTTCTCCATCATATTATCATTACTATATCCAGGTGGAACTAATGGCCAAACATTATCATATTCATTAATTAAAACATGTAATATATAAGGTTTGTTTATAGAAAATATTTTTTTTAAACTTGTATTAATTTGATTAGTATAACTAATACTATGACCTGATATTCCAAACGATTTTGCTAATTTTATAAAATCTGGATTATCATATAAAGTAGTTTCACTATATCTTTTTTGAAAAAAGAGTTGTTGCCATTGTCGTACCATACCTAATCTTTTATTATCTAATAATATAATTTTTATAGGTAAATTTTTTCTTTTAATTGTACTTAATTCTTGGATATTCATTATAAAAGAACCATCACCTGAAATACATATAACATTATTATTAGGTTTTGCAATTTGTGCACCAATAGCAGCTGGTAATCCAAAACCCATTGTTCCTAATCCACTAGAAGTAATAAAATTTTTAGGATTAGAAAAAGTTATATGTTGTGCAGTCCACATTTGATGTTGTCCTACATCAGTAGTAATAATTGTATTCTTATTTTTAATATCTGATAATTTTTTAAGTAAAAAAGGAGCATAAATTTTTTTTTTTTTTGTAAAAAAATTATATTTATGAGTATATTTTTTTTTTATTTTTTTTATATAATTTTGCCATTTTAAAATATTTTGAGGAATTGCTAATAAGGGAATTAAATAATTTAAATTACCTAATAATTCTACATTTACTTGGCAAATTTTGTTAATTTCAGCTGGGTCTATATCCATATGAATAATATTAGCATATGGAGCAAATTTTTTTATATTACCTGTTACTCTATCATCAAACCTAGCCCCAACAGCTATTAACAAATCACATTTTTGAACAGTATAATTAGCTGCCTTATTTCCATGCATACCTAACATACCTAAATAATAAGGATTTTTACTATCAATAGTACCTAATCCTTTCAGAGTTACAACAGTAGGTATTTTAGAATTATTAACAAACTTTCTTAATGTATTAACTGCATTACCTATATTAACTCCTCCTCCTATATATAATATAGGCATATTAGATTTTTTTAACAAAAAATTAGCTTTTTTGATTTTTTTTTTGGAATATTTTTTTTTTTCTACAAAAAAAAATGTTCTTTTTTTTAATTTTATTTTTTTTGGTAAATTAGATAATTGTATATCTTTTGGTATATCTATTAATACAGGACCTGGTCTATCTGATAATGCTATAAAAAAAGCTTTTTCTATAATAGAAGATAATTCTAATGGTGAAGTTATTAAAAAACTATGTTTAGTACATGATAAAGACATTCCTATAATATCTATTTCTTGAAAAGCATCAGTACCAATTAATGGGAGAGATACTTGTCCAGTAATTGCAATAAGAGGAACTGAATCTACCATTGCATCTGCAATACCTGTTATTAAATTAGTAGCTCCAGGACCTGAGGTAGCAATACATACTCCTGCTTTTCCAGTAGCTCTAGCATATCCAATTGCTGCTATAGCGGCTCCTTGTTCATGTCGGCATAAAACATGATCTATATCTCCGTCATATAATGCATCATAAAGAGGCATAATAGCTCCGCCAGGATATCCAAATACTGTTTTAACATTTTGTTTTTTTAATTCTTGAATTATACATTGTGCTCCATTCATACTTAAACCTCTTTAATTTTATAAAATAATATGCATAATTCAATTTATTTAAATTTTTAAGATTTTAAAAAAAATATGGTTTTATTTTATTTGATATGTTATTAAAATTTTTAAAAATTATATAATTATTAATTTTAATATATTAAATATATATGAATATATATTTATATTATTATTTTTACTATAAATTTATTAAATTTTTTAAAATTTTATATATTTAAAAAATATAAGTATTAATTTAAACAGGGGTGGAGGGATTTGAACCCCCAACCATTGGTTTTGGAGACCAATATTCTACCAATTAAACTACACCCCTTATTTTTATATATTAAGAATAGATTTTAATACACATATTATAATTTATTAATATAATTGATTCAATAAAAATATATATAAATATTTATTTTAAATATATTAATTTAATTAATAATTTTTAAAAAAAAATATAAATATAAAATATTTTATAATAAAAATTTTTTTATTTGTTAATTTTTTATAAAAAATATATTATAAATTATAATTTGTAATTTTTTAAAAAAAATTATATTTTGTAAAAATATTATTTTTTAACAAAAGGGATAAAATATGACAGAATGGAGTATAGGTAAAATAAAAAACATAAAATATTGGACAAAAGATTTATTTAGTATTATTTTAAATGCAAAAATTAATAATTTTTTTGCAGGTCAATTTACAAAATTAGCTATAGAAATTAATGGTAAAAAAATAAAAAGAGCATATTCTTTTATTAATTCTCCTAAAAATCAGAATTATGAATTTTATATTTCTAATATTAGAAAAGGTCAATTAAGTCCATATTTATATAATTTAAAAATTAATGATAAAATTTTTATTTCTAAAAATTCATCAGGTATTTTTATTTTAAATAATATTAAATCTTGTGAAAATTTATGGATGTTTTCAACAGGAACAGGTATAGGACCTTATCTTTCAATATTACAAGATGGTATATGTTTTAAAAAATTTTCAAAAATAATTTTAGTTCATTCTGTTAGATATATAAAAGATTTTAGTTATTTAAATTTATTAAAAAAAATAAAACAAAATTATTTTAATAAATTAATCATTCAAATTGTTTTAACTAGAAAAATTAATATAAATGAAAATATTTTATATGGTTATATTCCTGATTTATTAAAAAATAAAAAATTAGAAAAAAAAATTGGCATAAAAATTAATACTGAAAACAGTCATGTAATGTTATGTGGTAATCCAAAAATGATTAAACAAACACGAAATTTTTTAGAAAAAAATAGAAATTTATCTCAAAATTTAAGAAATAAAAATGGTAATATAACATTTGAAAAATATTGGTAATATAATTAATTACAAAGAGAAAAAAATGAAAAAATTTTTAATTATTGCTAATTGGAAATTAAATGGTAATTTTAATTTTATAGATAAAAATATTAATTTGATTAAAGAAAAAATAAATAATTCTTTATATTTTTGTAATTTATCTATAGCACCTCCTTATGTATATTTAAATTATATAAATAATTTATTAAAAAAAACATCTATATCTTTAACTGCACAAAATGTTGATATTCATATAAAAGGATCTTTTACAGGTGAAATATCAATTAAAATGTTAAAAGATGTTGGAGTAAAATATGTTATAATTGGACATTCAGAAAGAAGATTATTTCATAATGAAAATAATAATTTTGTTTCAAAAAAATTTTTTTTAATTAAAAAATATGGATTAATTCCAATTTTATGTTTAGGAGAAACAGAAGAACAAAAAAAAAATAATCAAGCAGAAAAAATTGTTATTAAACAAATTAATGATATTATAGAAAATAATAATATTGATATTTTAAATAAAATTATTATAGCTTATGAACCTGTTTGGGCAATTGGATCAGGCAAAAATGCCAATATAGATGAGATACAAAAAATTGTATTATTTATTAAAAATTATTTAATATCTTTAAATACTAAAATAGTAGAAAACATATATTTTATATATGGTGGTTCTGTTAATAATTCTAATATAGATATTTTCTTTAAAAAAAATATTATTAATGGTTTTTTAATAGGGAAAGCTTCTTTAGAAGCAGAGAAATTTATATCTTTAATTAAAAAAACAAAAAAATATTTAGTTAATTAAATAGATCTTAACATTGGAAATAAAATTACATCTCTAATTGATTTTGTATTAGTAAATAACATAATTAATCTATCTATACCTATACCTAATCCTGCAGTAGGAGGAAGTCCATGTTCTAATGCATCTATATATTCTTGATCATAAAAATTTTCATAAATATTTTTATTATTATCTATATTTTTTATATTTTGTTGTTCTTTAAATCTTTTTTTTTGTTCTTCAGGATCATTAAGTTCAGAAAAACCATTTGCTATTTCCATTCCACAAATAAAAAATTCAAATCTATCAGTTATGGATGTATTTATATCATTATTCCTGGATAATGGAGAAATTTCAATAGGATATTCTGTAATAAATGTAGGTTCTATAATTTTTTTTGTAATTTTTTCTTCAAAAATTTCAGAAATAATTTTACCTTTACTCCAATTTTTATTTATTTCAACATTTAACAAATTAGCAATTTGTATTAATTCTTTATTATCTTCTAAATTTTCTAAAGAAAAATTAGGATAAAAATATATAATAGATTCTTTCATTGTTAATTTATTAAATTTTTTATTTAAATCAAAAGTATAATTATTATATTTTAATAAATAATTTTTAAATATTATTTTATATATTTTTTTAAATAATTTTTCAAATAGAATCATTAAATCTTTATAATCAGAATATGTTATATATAATTCCATCATAGTAAATTCAGGATTATGTTGTGTTGAGATCCCCTCATTTCTAAAATTTTTATTAATTTCAAAAATTTTATTAAAACCTCCAATTATAAGACGTTTTAAATAAAGTTCTGGAGCAATACGTAAATACATATTTTTATTATAAGTATTATGATATGTTACAAATGGTCTAGCTAAAGCCCCTCCGGGGATATTATGTATCATAGGGGTTTCTACTTCTATAAAACCTTGTTTATTCATAAAATTACGAATATTAAATATAATTTGAGTTCTTTTTTGAAAAATATAACGTGTTTTTTTATTAACAATTAAATCTAAATATCTTTTTCTATATTTTATTTCTTTATTTTGTAAACCATGATATTTATCTGGTAATGGTCTAATTGATTTTGTTAATAAAAAAATTTTTTGACAAAAAATAGACAAAATATTTGTTTTTGTTTTAAAAATATAACCAACTACACCTATAATATCTCCAAGATCATATGTATCTAAAAATTTTTTATATTCTTTTAAAGAAACTCCATTTTGAGATATATAAATTTGTATTTTTCTTGTATAATCTTGAATATTGATAAAAGATGCTTTTCCCATAATTCTTAAATTTACTATTCTACCTGCAATATGAAATATTTTTTTATTTAAAAAATTAGTTTCGTAATTATATTTTTCATATATTTCATTTAATGAAATATTAATTTTAAAATTATTAGGAAAAGTTATATTATTATTTTCTCTTAATTCTGCTAATTTTTTATGTCGAAATTTTATTTCATTATTATTAATATTTTTTTTATTTTCGGACATAATAAAATAATCCTATATTTATAAACCTAATTTTAGACTAGCTTGAATAAATTTATCTAGATTACCATTAAGTACAGATTGTATGTCATTACTTTCTATACCTGTTCTTATATCTTTAATTCTTGAATTATCTAATATATAAGAACGTATTTGATATCCCCAGCTAATATTAAATTTTTTTTTTTCTATATTTTTTTGTATCTTTTGTTTTAATTTATTTTGTAATTCATATAATTTAAATTTTATTTGTTTCATTGCTTGACTTTTATTTTTATGTTGTGACCTATTATTTTGACATTGTGTAACTAATCCAGTAGGAATATGTGTAATACGTACAGCAGATTCAGTACGATTTATATGTTGTCCTCCTGAACCAGATGCTCTATATACATCAATACGTAAATCATCAGAATTAATAGATATATTCATATTTTCTTTAATTTCTGGATATATAAAAGTTGAAACAAAAGATGTATGTCTTCGCCCAGAAGAACTAAAAGGACTTTTTCTAACTAAACGATGAATACCATTTTCTGTACGTAACCAACCATAAGCATAATCACCTATAATATGTAATGTTGATGATTTAATTCCTATAATTTCTCCTGGAGATTTATTTATTATCAAAACTTGAAAATTTTTTTTTTCTGCCCATTTTAAATACATATTCATAATTATTTTTGCCCAATCTTGAGATTCAATACCTCCTGAACCAGATTGTATATCAATAAAACAGTTTTTTTTATCATTTTTTTGAACAAAAATTTTTTTAAATTCTAAAATATTTATTTTATTTTGTATATTAAATAATATTTTTATTGATTCTTTTAATATTATTTTATCATTAGTATCAATAGCTAAATTAATTAATTCATAAATATCAATAATTTCTTGATTAATATTATCTAAAGATAATAATAAATTTTCTATATTTATTTTTTTTTTATTTAGAATATTTATATAACGAAAATTATTCCAAAAAATAGGATTTTTAAGTTTATTTTTTATAATTAATAATTTTTTTTTATATTTTGAATAATTAAAGAAACCCCCTAATAAAAATATTTTTTTTTTTTATTTCTTTTAATTTATTTTTTATTAAGTTAATTTCTAACATATTTTTCCTAATTTTTTTGATTAAAAAAAATTTAAATTAAATTTAATATAAAAAACATTTTATTTATATTAAATTTAATTGTTAATAAAATTAACATAAATAAAAAAAAATATTTTTTAGTTAAAAACTGGCCCTTGTTGGATTTGAACCAACGACCTAACGATTATGAGTCGTTTGCTCTAACCGCTGAGCTAAAGGGCCATTAATTTCTTAAACAGTATGTTATATTTTAAAATTTTTTTCAATAAAATTTATATTTTTTTTTAATTCATTAAATATAATTTTTTTGTTCCTCTTAAAATATATAAGAGTATTAATATTGGATGTTTATCTAGTATTTTCTTTACACTTTTTATACTAGTCATACGTTTTCTATTAATTGATAATATTACATCATCTTTTTTTAAGCCTATTATTGCTGCAGGAGAATTAGGAATTACTTTTATAATTTTAACAGCAGTATTTTTACCTTTTTTAAAAAATATATTTTTACTTTTTAAATCAATATTACTTAAATATCCTCCTTCTATTCCATAATACATCATATTTTTTTCAAGAGAATTATCATTACAATAATCATTTAATTTTATTTTTATACTTTTAAAAACACCTTTTCTTATAATTCCTAATTTAATAATTGTACCTTGCATAAAAATGCTTATTCTTGCTTTTAATAAAGCATAATTATCAATTTGTTTACCATTTAATGTAATAATAATATCCCCAGGTTGTAATTTATTATTTTTGGATGATATAATATCACGTATAAAAATACCTTTACTAATATTAGAGATATTCATGATTTTAGCTAATTGAGGAGTAAGTTCTACTCCATAAATTCCTAGAGAACCTCTTTTAACTTTACCAAATTTAATAAATTGATTAACTAAACTTATAACAGTGTTGCTGGGTATAGCAAAACCAATCCCAATATTACCCTCATTAGGAGTTAAAATAGCAGTATTTATTCCGATTAAATCTCCATTTAAATTAACTAATGCTCCTCCAGAACTACCACGATTAATTGCTGCATCTGTTTGTATAAAATTTTCAAAATTTTCAATATTAAGTCCTGTACGTCCTAGTGCAGAAATAATACCTGATGTAACAGTCTCACCTAACCCGTATGGATTACCTATAGCTAGGGTATAATCACCTACTTTTAAATTATCAGAATTAGCTATTTTAAGACTTTTTAAATTTGCTGTTTTATCTTTAATTTGAATTAAAGCTATATCCATTTGTGGATCTTGTCCTATAATTTTAGCTTCATAAGTTTTACCATTATTTAATTCAACTGAAATATAATTAGCATGATCAATAACATGATTATTAGTAATAATCATCCCTTTTTTAGGATTTATGATAACACCAGATCCAATTGAATGAAATTTTTGTTCAAGAACATTATTATTATTTCCACAAATAGGAGTATTTTCATATGGTGATCCTATTTTACATAATGAAAAATGATCATTTAAATATTCTTGTATTTTAGGAGGTAATCGAAATTGTGATACAAAAGTACTTCCTTGTACATTAATAGTAACAACTGCAGGAGTAACTTTTGATAATATTTTTGATAAACTTGGTAAAGATTTATTATTATTTTTTTTTGTTAAATAAAATGGTAATAGTTTAGCATTAACATTATTATGTGTTAGTACTAACATAGTAATAAAAAAAAATGTATAAAAAAATATTTTGCATTTTTTCATAAAAAAATCTCATAATAAAATTTATAGAATAAAGTTTATATAAATTTATCTAATACATTATTAAATAAATAATTTTATATAATTATTATAAATATTTTTTTTAATTAAATATTTATAAAAAAATTTTTTGTAAAAATTTTTAATTAATTAAAATATAAAAATTTTTACAAATTATTATACTTAATATAATATAAAATTTATCTTATATAAAGATATAAATATATATGGTTAATAAATTAAAAGATATTGCAGTTAAAACTGCAATAAAATATATTAAAGATAATAGTATTATTGGAATTGGATCAGGAACAACAATATCTCATTTTATTGATATTTTATTTGCTAAAAAGAAAAATATTAAAGGTTTAGTATCAGCATCAAAAATATCTACAAATAAATTAAAAAAATATAATTTTAATATTTATAAAGTTAATAAAATAGAAAAAATTGGTATATATTTTGATAGTGCTGATGAAATTAATTATAAAATGCAAATGATAAAAGGGGGTGGGGCAGCATTAACAAATGAAAAAATTATATCTAGTATAGCAGATATATTTATTTGTATTATTGATGAATCTAAATATGTAAAAAATTTAGGATTACATCCAGTACCTATAGAAATTATTCCTTTGGCAAAAAAATTTATTATTAAAAAATTATTATATATAGGTGCTATTGCTAAACCACGTATAAATACAATTACAGAACATGGGAATATAATATTAGATGTATATAAATTAAATTTATATAATCCTATCAAAATAGAAAAATATATAAATAATATTCCTGGAGTTATAACGGTAGGTTTATTTACACAAAGATGTGCTGATATAGTTATTATAGGAAAAAGTAATAATACAGTTTCTGTAATACATAAAAAAAGTTAAATTTTTTCAAAAAATAAATTTTTTACATTTAATTTTCTAAAATTTGTAATATATTATATGAAAATAAAATTTACTAAAATGCATGCATTAGGAAATGATTTTGTTATTATAAATAATATAAAAAAAAAATTTTCTTTAAAAAAAGAAATAATAAAAAAATTATCAAATA
The Enterobacteriaceae endosymbiont of Donacia thalassina genome window above contains:
- a CDS encoding branched-chain amino acid transaminase yields the protein MSIKKADFIWLNGNIIKWEDAKISVMTHALHYGTSVFEGIRCYKSHKGPAIFRHKDHINRLYNSAKIYRFPLKFTIQEIMNAIHIIININKLDEAYIRILVFIGDVGLGINPPKNYYTDIMISAFPWKDYLGNNAKKNGINTMISSWNRIKPNTIPSLAKAGGNYLSSLLIGSEARRNGYDEGIALDSFGFVSEGAGENIFQIKNNILFTPPLNSSILPGITRDSVLKIAKNLNLKIKECLILRESLYLSDEIFLTGTAAEITPVCSVDNILINNGKRGRVTKNIQKEFLYLFEGKIKDKWNWLDYIKK
- the ilvM gene encoding acetolactate synthase 2 small subunit, which gives rise to MNKYQLFIKTNISPEISERIIRIIRHRGFLIKTININVINKLKNINFRLILRSYKSINFLIKQIRKLIDVLDIIIIS
- the ilvG gene encoding acetolactate synthase 2 catalytic subunit — protein: MNGAQCIIQELKKQNVKTVFGYPGGAIMPLYDALYDGDIDHVLCRHEQGAAIAAIGYARATGKAGVCIATSGPGATNLITGIADAMVDSVPLIAITGQVSLPLIGTDAFQEIDIIGMSLSCTKHSFLITSPLELSSIIEKAFFIALSDRPGPVLIDIPKDIQLSNLPKKIKLKKRTFFFVEKKKYSKKKIKKANFLLKKSNMPILYIGGGVNIGNAVNTLRKFVNNSKIPTVVTLKGLGTIDSKNPYYLGMLGMHGNKAANYTVQKCDLLIAVGARFDDRVTGNIKKFAPYANIIHMDIDPAEINKICQVNVELLGNLNYLIPLLAIPQNILKWQNYIKKIKKKYTHKYNFFTKKKKIYAPFLLKKLSDIKNKNTIITTDVGQHQMWTAQHITFSNPKNFITSSGLGTMGFGLPAAIGAQIAKPNNNVICISGDGSFIMNIQELSTIKRKNLPIKIILLDNKRLGMVRQWQQLFFQKRYSETTLYDNPDFIKLAKSFGISGHSISYTNQINTSLKKIFSINKPYILHVLINEYDNVWPLVPPGYSNDNMMEKN
- a CDS encoding FAD-binding oxidoreductase, with translation MTEWSIGKIKNIKYWTKDLFSIILNAKINNFFAGQFTKLAIEINGKKIKRAYSFINSPKNQNYEFYISNIRKGQLSPYLYNLKINDKIFISKNSSGIFILNNIKSCENLWMFSTGTGIGPYLSILQDGICFKKFSKIILVHSVRYIKDFSYLNLLKKIKQNYFNKLIIQIVLTRKININENILYGYIPDLLKNKKLEKKIGIKINTENSHVMLCGNPKMIKQTRNFLEKNRNLSQNLRNKNGNITFEKYW
- the tpiA gene encoding triose-phosphate isomerase, with translation MKKFLIIANWKLNGNFNFIDKNINLIKEKINNSLYFCNLSIAPPYVYLNYINNLLKKTSISLTAQNVDIHIKGSFTGEISIKMLKDVGVKYVIIGHSERRLFHNENNNFVSKKFFLIKKYGLIPILCLGETEEQKKNNQAEKIVIKQINDIIENNNIDILNKIIIAYEPVWAIGSGKNANIDEIQKIVLFIKNYLISLNTKIVENIYFIYGGSVNNSNIDIFFKKNIINGFLIGKASLEAEKFISLIKKTKKYLVN
- the lysS gene encoding lysine--tRNA ligase, translating into MSENKKNINNNEIKFRHKKLAELRENNNITFPNNFKINISLNEIYEKYNYETNFLNKKIFHIAGRIVNLRIMGKASFINIQDYTRKIQIYISQNGVSLKEYKKFLDTYDLGDIIGVVGYIFKTKTNILSIFCQKIFLLTKSIRPLPDKYHGLQNKEIKYRKRYLDLIVNKKTRYIFQKRTQIIFNIRNFMNKQGFIEVETPMIHNIPGGALARPFVTYHNTYNKNMYLRIAPELYLKRLIIGGFNKIFEINKNFRNEGISTQHNPEFTMMELYITYSDYKDLMILFEKLFKKIYKIIFKNYLLKYNNYTFDLNKKFNKLTMKESIIYFYPNFSLENLEDNKELIQIANLLNVEINKNWSKGKIISEIFEEKITKKIIEPTFITEYPIEISPLSRNNDINTSITDRFEFFICGMEIANGFSELNDPEEQKKRFKEQQNIKNIDNNKNIYENFYDQEYIDALEHGLPPTAGLGIGIDRLIMLFTNTKSIRDVILFPMLRSI
- the prfB gene encoding peptide chain release factor 2 (programmed frameshift), which produces MLEINLIKNKLKEIKKKNIFIRGFLNYSKYKKKLLIIKNKLKNPIFWNNFRYINILNKKKINIENLLLSLDNINQEIIDIYELINLAIDTNDKIILKESIKILFNIQNKINILEFKKIFVQKNDKKNCFIDIQSGSGGIESQDWAKIIMNMYLKWAEKKNFQVLIINKSPGEIIGIKSSTLHIIGDYAYGWLRTENGIHRLVRKSPFSSSGRRHTSFVSTFIYPEIKENMNISINSDDLRIDVYRASGSGGQHINRTESAVRITHIPTGLVTQCQNNRSQHKNKSQAMKQIKFKLYELQNKLKQKIQKNIEKKKFNISWGYQIRSYILDNSRIKDIRTGIESNDIQSVLNGNLDKFIQASLKLGL
- a CDS encoding Do family serine endopeptidase; protein product: MKKCKIFFYTFFFITMLVLTHNNVNAKLLPFYLTKKNNNKSLPSLSKILSKVTPAVVTINVQGSTFVSQFRLPPKIQEYLNDHFSLCKIGSPYENTPICGNNNNVLEQKFHSIGSGVIINPKKGMIITNNHVIDHANYISVELNNGKTYEAKIIGQDPQMDIALIQIKDKTANLKSLKIANSDNLKVGDYTLAIGNPYGLGETVTSGIISALGRTGLNIENFENFIQTDAAINRGSSGGALVNLNGDLIGINTAILTPNEGNIGIGFAIPSNTVISLVNQFIKFGKVKRGSLGIYGVELTPQLAKIMNISNISKGIFIRDIISSKNNKLQPGDIIITLNGKQIDNYALLKARISIFMQGTIIKLGIIRKGVFKSIKIKLNDYCNDNSLEKNMMYYGIEGGYLSNIDLKSKNIFFKKGKNTAVKIIKVIPNSPAAIIGLKKDDVILSINRKRMTSIKSVKKILDKHPILILLYILRGTKKLYLMN
- the rpiA gene encoding ribose-5-phosphate isomerase RpiA, giving the protein MVNKLKDIAVKTAIKYIKDNSIIGIGSGTTISHFIDILFAKKKNIKGLVSASKISTNKLKKYNFNIYKVNKIEKIGIYFDSADEINYKMQMIKGGGAALTNEKIISSIADIFICIIDESKYVKNLGLHPVPIEIIPLAKKFIIKKLLYIGAIAKPRINTITEHGNIILDVYKLNLYNPIKIEKYINNIPGVITVGLFTQRCADIVIIGKSNNTVSVIHKKS